One Deltaproteobacteria bacterium genomic window, GCATGTTCATGCGGTCGAAAGCGTTGAAGACCGGCAGAGCGGACTTCAGGCGCGTCTTTATCTCAGGACTGAAGTCGCCGTTTAGAATCCTGCCGTAATATTTTATCTTGCCTGTGGAGGAAGTGGTTTCAGCATTCATGGCATTGTCCTCTGTTGGTTGGTGGGTGTACCGCATGCATACCTAAGTTGAGACCAGGGAATAGCATAATTACGTAAAGTTATGCAATAAACCTCAGCGTTGCAAAAGCTTGAGGGCTCCAGAGTCAAGGCAACTGCGAGGTAAAGCCGATTCGGGCAAGGAGCTGCCGCGATCGCGTGTTGACACCGAGATCCTGCACCTGAGCCGGGTCGAACCAGTCGGCATCCAGGGCGTCGCTTCCGGCTTGGGGTTCGCCCGCCACGTAGGCGGCGGCAAGGTCGAGAATGACATAGTGAAACCGTATGCGGTCACCTTTCTTCACGATGGCGTCGAAGCTGTAAATCACTTCCAGGGCCTTGATGGTGATGCCCGTTTCTTCTTGAATTTCGCGTTCCGCCGCTTTCTGAAGGGTTTCGCCGAGCTCCACGCTGCCGCCGGGAATGGCCCACTCTTCCCTGGCAGGTGCTTTTCCGCGTTTTACCAGCAGGATACGGTTGTTGTGAA contains:
- a CDS encoding NUDIX hydrolase; translation: MADSEYPDAPRVAVGAVVIHNNRILLVKRGKAPAREEWAIPGGSVELGETLQKAAEREIQEETGITIKALEVIYSFDAIVKKGDRIRFHYVILDLAAAYVAGEPQAGSDALDADWFDPAQVQDLGVNTRSRQLLARIGFTSQLP